The DNA window GCGGGTCGACATCGATCTCGAAACGCCCGGCATCGCCCCATGAGCCGCGCATGACACTTTTCGTCTTCTTCGCAGTGCTTGCCGCCGCCGCCATGCACGCGATCTGGAACGCGCTGGTCAAGGTTCATCTCGACCGCTTCCTGTCGATCACGCTGATGACGCTCGGCATGGGCACTGCTGCACTCGTGGTGCTGCCCTTCGTCGAAGTGCCGAAGGCGGAAGTGTGGCCCTACATCATCGCCTCCGTCATTTTTCACATGGGCTACCGGACCTTCCTGATCGGCGCCTACAAGGCCGGCGATTTCGCCCAGACCTATCCGCTGGCGCGTGGGACGGCGCCGCTGCTGGCCGCCTTTGGCGGCATGTTCGTCGTTGCCGAGATTCCCGGCCCGTTCGCCATTCTCGGCATCTTTCTGTTGTCGGCCGGCACGCTGGTGATGTCGTTTCGCGGCGGGGCGCATCTTGAGAAGCTAAACCTGCGCGCGGTCGGCTTTGCGCTCGGCACCTCGATCTTCATCGCCAGCTATACGCTGTCCGACGGCAGCGGTGCGCGGCTGGCCGCGACGGCGCAGAGCTATGCAGCCTGGCTGTTCATCTGCGATGCTTTTGGCGCCTTGGTGCTGTGCCTCATCTTCCGTGGACCGAAGGCCCTGCCGGTGCTGGCGCGCGACTGGAAGACGGGGCTGTTCACCGGTGTGCTCAGCGGTGCGGCCTACTGGATCGTGATGTGGGCGATGACCAAGGCGCCGATCGCCTCGGTGGCGTCGCTGCGCGAAACCTCGATCCTGTTTGCCATGATGATCTCGGTCTTCGCGCTCGGCGAAAAAATGACGGGCTGGCGCGGTGCCGCCGCGCTCAGCATCGTTGCGGGTGTCGTCGCGCTCAGGCTTGGTTGATCTCCAGATCGAAGACCATCAATCCGTCCGT is part of the Mesorhizobium loti genome and encodes:
- a CDS encoding EamA family transporter, whose product is MTLFVFFAVLAAAAMHAIWNALVKVHLDRFLSITLMTLGMGTAALVVLPFVEVPKAEVWPYIIASVIFHMGYRTFLIGAYKAGDFAQTYPLARGTAPLLAAFGGMFVVAEIPGPFAILGIFLLSAGTLVMSFRGGAHLEKLNLRAVGFALGTSIFIASYTLSDGSGARLAATAQSYAAWLFICDAFGALVLCLIFRGPKALPVLARDWKTGLFTGVLSGAAYWIVMWAMTKAPIASVASLRETSILFAMMISVFALGEKMTGWRGAAALSIVAGVVALRLG